The Triticum aestivum cultivar Chinese Spring chromosome 3A, IWGSC CS RefSeq v2.1, whole genome shotgun sequence genome includes a region encoding these proteins:
- the LOC123056575 gene encoding putative serine/threonine-protein kinase-like protein CCR3, with amino-acid sequence MATLAVVGHAAAVTQLVGNAFGLIAKIKRAVETARQNKLECDLIARCVPTINGVLSSLPQEPEVVAPLQELNITLQEAHDMVVACRDRSSANLFFRSRRHAECFTQVNLRIMSDINILNLCLLNIIARRQKTTTIALVPSSESCSGYPQQTRSQMVVVPDCPRMFTLVEIAAATNNFAVELGAGCSGKVYKGRLHDGPEVAVKVLDKHGRQDVEHAFVTELEILFPLRHDHIVRLVGWYTEEKDPMFVYEHEHMSNGTLRDHLVHVGLRTRMRVRLSGGFSSTPVRVCWRTRVEVLLGVSRAVEHLHCSGIIHLDVSSSNILLDATWMSRLSGFGAAVLQAPAVAGGQVVEEVVGTPGYLDTGRVSPASDVCSFGVVMLEALTGEDPATLEVDSSLQAIRDGKLRDVLDCRPATLPQFDALDLVAHTAERCMYPRGKGRPSMTDVVASLEKALRMILIR; translated from the coding sequence ATGGCGACGCTTGCGGTTGTGGGGCATGCTGCGGCGGTGACGCAGCTCGTCGGCAACGCGTTCGGCCTCATCGCAAAGATCAAGCGGGCGGTGGAGACGGCGCGCCAGAACAAGCTGGAGTGCGACCTCATCGCGCGCTGCGTGCCCACCATCAACGGGGTGCTGTCTAGCCTGCCGCAGGAACCGGAGGTGGTGGCGCCGCTGCAGGAGCTCAACATCACGCTGCAGGAGGCGCACGACATGGTCGTCGCCTGCCGGGATCGGAGCTCCGCCAATTTGTTCTTCAGGTCCCGCCGCCACGCCGAGTGCTTCACTCAAGTCAACCTCAGGATCATGTCCGACATCAACATCCTTAACCTCTGCCTGCTCAACATCATCGCCCGGCGGCAGAAGACGACGACCATCGCCTTGGTGCCATCGTCGGAGTCCTGCTCTGGCTACCCGCAGCAGACTCGGTCTCAGATGGTGGTGGTGCCCGATTGCCCCAGGATGTTCACGTTGGTGGAAATTGCGGCGGCGACAAACAACTTCGCCGTCGAGCTCGGCGCAGGCTGCTCGGGGAAGGTGTACAAGGGCCGCCTCCACGACGGCCCGGAGGTGGCCGTGAAGGTGCTGGACAAGCACGGGCGGCAGGACGTGGAGCACGCGTTCGTTACGGAGCTCGAGATCCTCTTCCCCCTCCGCCACGACCACATCGTGCGGCTCGTCGGCTGGTACACGGAGGAGAAGGACCCCATGTTCGTCTATGAGCACGAGCATATGAGCAATGGCACGCTCAGAGACCACCTGGTGCACGTGGGCCTGCGCACGCGCATGCGCGTGCGCCTGAGCGGCGGCTTTAGCTCGACGCCGGTGAGGGTGTGCTGGAGGACCCGCGTGGAGGTGCTGCTGGGCGTGTCCCGGGCCGTCGAGCACTTGCACTGCAGCGGCATCATCCACCTCGACGTGAGCTCCTCCAACATCCTCCTAGACGCCACCTGGATGTCGCGCCTGTCCGGCTTCGGGGCAGCGGTCCTGCAAGCGCCGGCAGTGGCGGGCGGCCAGGTGGTCGAGGAGGTCGTCGGCACGCCCGGGTACCTCGACACGGGGCGTGTCAGCCCGGCGAGCGACGTGTGTAGCTTCGGGGTGGTGATGCTAGAGGCGCTGACGGGCGAGGATCCGGCCACCCTAGAGGTGGACTCCTCGCTCCAGGCCATTAGGGACGGGAAGCTGCGGGATGTGCTGGACTGCCGCCCCGCGACGCTGCCGCAGTTCGATGCGCTGGACCTGGTGGCGCACACCGCGGAGCGCTGCATGTACCCGCGGGGAAAGGGCCGGCCGTCCATGACGGACGTCGTGGCCAGCCTTGAGAAGGCGCTCAGGATGATTCTCATTAGGTAG
- the LOC123056574 gene encoding putative serine/threonine-protein kinase-like protein CCR3 — MPTALAVGIVHSFPVGLGHTASVANVGAVAQLIEQATGLVSKIIRAVATARQNKRECEHLALRLSIIGDVLPCLPPADPMVEQPLKELRTVLGEAHELVLACQDRSAANRFFGARRHADSFRKVSDRIYFLLSFVPMVNYAAITSHLARISPQHTWVPTMPSPGSSSASLQTLTVVPDYPCMFSWAEIVTATNNFADKLSRGWSGTVYKGRLHDGPEVAVKVLDKHRPHDTFVPELVITFRLRLRHDHIVRLGGWCEEEDDRMFVYEHMSNGTLRDRLQRVRSSLVTAAPWRTRVAALLGASRAIQYLHCSAQPVVIHRNVSSSSIHLDMNWTPRLSGFGAALYQAAGEEHGGQLVEEVVGTPGYVDPEYTRTKRVSTVNDVYSFGMVMLEALTGEDPATLQLDSIGTGKLALKDVLDRRPSLDPTLPQMEALEIVADTAKRCLCLSRMGRPDMSKVVANLEEALVVIRSHEPMSMARLSLIRRRTSEN; from the exons atgccgacggccctggccgtcggcatagtgcACTCA TTTCCTGTCGGGCTAGGGCATACCGCCTCGGTGGCGAATGTGGGAGCGGTGGCACAGCTCATCGAGCAGGCGACCGGCCTCGTCTCCAAGATCATTCGGGCGGTGGCGACAGCGCGCCAGAACAAGCGGGAGTGCGAGCACCTCGCACTCCGCCTGTCCATCATCGGCGACGTGCTGCCTTGCCTGCCGCCGGCGGACCCGATGGTGGAGCAGCCACTCAAGGAGCTGCGCACGGTGCTGGGCGAGGCCCACGAGCTCGTCCTCGCCTGCCAGGACCGGAGCGCCGCCAACCGGTTCTTCGGGGCCCGCCGCCATGCCGATAGCTTCAGGAAAGTCAGTGACAGGATCTACTTCCTTCTCAGCTTCGTCCCCATGGTCAACTATGCCGCCATCACCAGTCATCTCGCTCGAATCAGTCCCCAACACACATGGGTGCCAACCATGCCATCGCCGGGCTCCAGCTCTGCCTCCCTGCAGACTCTGACGGTGGTGCCCGATTACCCCTGCATGTTCTCGTGGGCGGAGATTGTAACGGCGACCAACAACTTTGCCGACAAGCTCAGCCGAGGTTGGTCGGGGACGGTGTACAAGGGCCGTCTCCACGACGGCCCGGAGGTGGCCGTTAAGGTGCTGGACAAGCACAGGCCGCATGACACGTTCGTGCCGGAGCTCGTGATCAccttccgcctccgcctccgccacgACCACATCGTGCGCCTCGGCGGCTGGtgcgaggaggaggacgaccgcATGTTCGTCTACGAGCATATGAGCAACGGCACGCTTAGAGACCGCCTGCAGCGCGTGCGCTCGTCGCTGGTGACGGCGGCGCCCTGGAGGACCCGCGTCGCGGCGCTGTTGGGCGCGTCCCGGGCCATCCAGTACTTGCACTGCAGTGCGCAGCCGGTGGTCATCCACCGCAACGTCAGCTCGTCCAGCATCCACCTGGACATGAACTGGACACCGCGCCTGTCCGGCTTCGGCGCAGCGCTGTATCAAGCGGCGGGCGAGGAGCATGGCGGCCAGCTCGTCGAGGAGGTCGTCGGCACGCCCGGGTACGTCGACCCGGAGTACACCCGCACGAAGCGTGTGAGCACGGTGAACGACGTGTACAGCTTCGGGATGGTGATGCTAGAAGCGCTGACGGGTGAGGATCCGGCCACCCTGCAGCTGGACTCCATAGGGACCGGGAAGCTAGCACTGAAGGATGTGCTGGACCGTCGGCCGTCGCTGGACCCGACGCTGCCGCAGATGGAGGCGCTGGAGATCGTGGCGGACACGGCGAAGCGCTGCCTCTGCCTGTCACGGATgggccggccggacatgtccaagGTCGTGGCCAACCTCGAGGAGGCGCTCGTGGTGATACGCAGCCATGAGCCAATGTCCATGGCACGCTTAAGCCTCATTAGACGGAGAACCAGTGAGAATTAA